The following proteins are co-located in the Pyrococcus abyssi GE5 genome:
- the trm14 gene encoding tRNA (guanine(6)-N2)-methyltransferase produces MKLLLTTAQGIEDLASREVLNLLGDSVVRIEEKPFNVEGRILVEVKEKEYKDEKGRKRPFDFATYLNENSRLLHRVIVEIASTKFEGIEREDPEKALKRIEDFVSEIPVEKFVKVSESFAVRSFREGEHEVTSVDIARIVGKAIFERLSRFGTPRVNLDHPTVIFRAELIGEAFFLGIDTTGDHSLHRRPWRVYDHPAHLKSSIANALIELAQPEGSFIDPFCGSGTIPIELALRGYEGKIICLEKYHKHLNGAKMNALAAGVYDKIEFILGDATRLSEYLESVDFAVSNLPYGLKIGRRSMIPELYSKFLSELAKVLEKRGVFITTEKNAIERAIEENGFKIIHHRLIGHGGLRVHAYVIE; encoded by the coding sequence CTGAAGCTATTGCTAACGACTGCTCAAGGAATAGAAGACCTAGCTTCCAGGGAAGTCCTTAATTTGCTTGGCGATAGCGTCGTGAGGATAGAGGAGAAACCGTTTAACGTCGAAGGGAGGATACTTGTGGAAGTAAAGGAGAAGGAATACAAGGATGAAAAAGGAAGGAAAAGACCATTTGATTTTGCCACTTACCTGAACGAGAATTCTAGGTTGCTTCACCGCGTCATAGTTGAGATAGCGAGCACGAAGTTCGAGGGCATTGAAAGGGAAGACCCCGAGAAAGCCCTAAAGAGGATTGAAGATTTCGTTTCTGAGATTCCGGTTGAGAAGTTCGTTAAGGTTAGCGAGAGCTTTGCGGTTAGATCCTTTAGAGAGGGAGAGCATGAAGTAACTAGTGTCGATATAGCTAGGATAGTTGGAAAGGCCATATTTGAAAGGTTATCCCGCTTTGGGACGCCGAGGGTAAATTTAGATCATCCCACCGTCATATTCAGGGCTGAACTAATAGGAGAAGCGTTCTTCTTAGGAATAGATACCACGGGAGATCACTCATTGCACAGGAGGCCGTGGAGAGTTTACGATCATCCAGCTCATCTAAAGAGTAGCATAGCCAACGCCCTAATAGAGCTGGCCCAGCCAGAGGGTTCCTTTATAGACCCCTTCTGCGGCTCCGGAACGATACCCATCGAACTTGCCTTAAGGGGATACGAAGGAAAAATAATCTGCCTCGAGAAGTATCACAAGCACTTGAACGGGGCCAAGATGAACGCCTTGGCAGCTGGAGTTTACGACAAAATAGAGTTTATACTGGGGGATGCAACGAGATTGAGCGAATACTTGGAAAGCGTGGACTTCGCGGTTAGCAACCTTCCCTACGGCTTGAAGATAGGGAGGAGGAGCATGATACCGGAACTATACTCAAAATTCTTATCTGAACTAGCTAAAGTCCTCGAGAAGAGAGGCGTGTTCATAACCACTGAAAAGAATGCTATAGAGAGGGCCATAGAGGAGAACGGATTTAAGATAATTCACCACAGACTAATCGGGCACGGCGGACTTAGGGTTCACGCGTACGTTATTGAGTGA
- a CDS encoding type II secretion system F family protein produces MRDLAREGPISSRFIAAIERIIPKRYLKRYDLLLYSAGIDFKASEYITISIIMGVIGGAVAFILFGTLSSALIAFLGVFLGFLYVYPNFRIAKRIEEMEKALPDAFFYLAGSLRAGVSFSEALEELATAKFGALTAEFRRTVAEMKRGRPTVDALRAFALRNKKSPIVYRSMMIVIEALERGAPMADVLVSVGNDVREILRIKKERKASTGMQMMFFLTSGGFVGPMIVAIVSRISEFVNTSGMQVQLPSGELKLILWLFSVIQGFVTGVGIGVIREGKFSAGLRYGVLIAIMAGSVFWLGTRFNIGF; encoded by the coding sequence GTGAGGGATTTGGCCAGGGAAGGCCCGATATCCTCTAGGTTCATAGCTGCCATCGAGAGGATAATCCCTAAGAGGTATCTCAAAAGGTACGATCTACTACTTTACTCGGCTGGAATTGACTTCAAGGCCTCTGAATACATTACCATATCAATCATTATGGGCGTCATAGGTGGTGCTGTAGCGTTTATCTTGTTCGGAACTTTGAGCTCAGCTTTAATAGCGTTCCTGGGAGTTTTCCTGGGCTTCTTGTACGTTTATCCAAACTTCAGAATTGCTAAGAGGATTGAGGAAATGGAGAAGGCATTGCCGGATGCATTCTTCTATTTAGCGGGTTCCTTAAGGGCTGGTGTTTCGTTTTCCGAGGCCCTAGAAGAACTCGCGACTGCAAAGTTCGGTGCCTTGACAGCGGAGTTTAGGAGAACCGTTGCTGAGATGAAGAGGGGTAGGCCGACCGTCGATGCATTAAGGGCTTTCGCACTCAGGAACAAAAAATCTCCGATAGTTTACAGGTCCATGATGATCGTGATTGAAGCCCTGGAGAGAGGAGCTCCGATGGCAGATGTTCTAGTTTCGGTAGGAAACGACGTTAGGGAGATACTTAGAATAAAGAAGGAGAGGAAGGCATCCACTGGAATGCAGATGATGTTCTTTCTAACTTCTGGGGGATTCGTTGGGCCGATGATAGTAGCAATAGTCTCTAGGATATCGGAGTTCGTAAATACAAGTGGAATGCAAGTTCAATTACCATCTGGAGAGCTTAAATTAATATTATGGCTGTTCTCTGTAATACAGGGATTCGTCACTGGAGTTGGTATAGGTGTAATCAGAGAAGGAAAGTTTTCCGCTGGTTTGAGGTATGGGGTTCTCATAGCCATAATGGCCGGTAGCGTCTTCTGGTTGGGAACTAGATTTAACATTGGATTCTAG
- a CDS encoding ATPase, T2SS/T4P/T4SS family, with the protein MSEEKKKVRSWIDEILSGDNLTLEAILKKSESERKEEKKEETPLPKTESLSLASILAGVQKKEETEKETETLPFAVLEKTGGAPRLEDILKRSRPQERKEEGVGIQGILVPSSKYAGQVVRVLDVYGNVRIVRVKGEAVPIYEISVPELSREEEKLLKLVRDRAIVEIQIDPESIPNLEERRKVFLREVRKMVKEMAPTLSEGRVELLSELIVQNMIGYGKLDPLVRDDNLEEIMVIGIDRPVYVWHRRFGMCKTNIVFKTERELLTIIERIAREVGRRIDQQNPLLDARLPDGSRVNATLPPISLDGPTLTIRKFKKDPLTIIDLIKFRTLSSDVAAFLWLLVDGLGVKPANILVAGGTGSGKTTTLNSLAMFIPPSERVISIEDTAELQLPIEHWVRLETRPPNVEGKGEITMDDLVKNTLRMRPDRIIVGEVRGPEARTMFTAMNTGHDGALYYFSEIQLPNGKEFIGKLVDELFEKYHDKIGKYKDMEYVELNEEDTFEVISIGPDLSARRHKVTHVWRRKVKDGEKLVKIRTASGKELVLTQDHPVFVLLGRDVARRDAGNVKVGDEIAVLNTRPDFSVLSPPAMPELLSEPFNYELSSIGDVAWDEVVEVDEIDAKGLGVEYLYDLTVDINHNYVANGIVVSNCMGTIHSNSARETIIRLESPPMNVPKIMIPALDIIIMQVRYHTRKKGTIRRVTEIAEVSGIEGESIQLNFLYKYDPAKDELVRTEVPSRFLQILSYHTGMSLEEIHLEIEKRKLVLDWMIEKGLRRIDEVGAQIREFYIDEEEFFKKIQREAATMEISRRVKEFI; encoded by the coding sequence TTGAGTGAGGAGAAAAAGAAAGTGAGATCTTGGATAGACGAGATACTTAGCGGGGATAACTTAACCCTTGAGGCAATCTTAAAAAAGAGCGAGAGTGAAAGAAAAGAGGAAAAGAAGGAAGAAACACCTCTTCCAAAAACTGAGTCATTGTCTCTAGCTTCAATATTGGCAGGGGTGCAGAAGAAAGAGGAAACCGAGAAGGAGACCGAAACTTTACCTTTTGCAGTTCTTGAGAAAACCGGCGGTGCCCCTAGGCTTGAGGATATTCTGAAAAGATCGAGACCTCAGGAGAGAAAGGAGGAAGGGGTTGGGATTCAGGGTATTCTCGTTCCGTCCTCCAAGTATGCAGGCCAGGTAGTTAGGGTTCTCGACGTTTATGGTAACGTTAGAATAGTTCGCGTGAAGGGAGAGGCAGTTCCAATATATGAGATCAGCGTTCCAGAGCTGAGTAGAGAAGAGGAGAAGTTACTCAAGCTCGTGAGGGATAGGGCCATAGTTGAGATTCAAATAGATCCAGAGTCTATTCCAAACCTCGAGGAGAGAAGGAAAGTATTCCTTAGGGAAGTCAGGAAGATGGTAAAAGAAATGGCTCCAACGCTGTCCGAGGGGAGAGTTGAACTGTTATCTGAGCTTATAGTTCAGAACATGATAGGCTACGGTAAGCTTGATCCGCTCGTTAGGGATGACAATCTTGAAGAGATAATGGTGATAGGTATAGATAGGCCAGTTTACGTTTGGCACAGGCGTTTTGGCATGTGTAAGACAAACATAGTTTTCAAGACCGAGCGTGAGTTATTAACGATAATAGAGAGGATAGCTAGGGAAGTGGGAAGGAGAATAGACCAGCAAAATCCCCTTCTAGATGCTAGGCTTCCAGATGGTAGCAGAGTCAACGCAACTTTACCACCGATAAGTTTGGATGGGCCAACATTGACGATAAGAAAGTTCAAGAAGGATCCATTGACAATAATAGACCTAATTAAGTTTAGAACGTTAAGTTCAGATGTCGCTGCTTTCTTATGGTTGCTAGTTGATGGGCTTGGAGTTAAGCCAGCCAATATCCTGGTAGCTGGTGGGACTGGTTCTGGTAAAACTACTACCTTAAACTCCCTAGCTATGTTCATACCTCCGAGCGAGCGTGTAATATCAATAGAGGATACCGCGGAGCTCCAGTTACCAATAGAGCACTGGGTTAGACTAGAAACTAGGCCACCGAACGTTGAGGGTAAGGGAGAAATTACAATGGATGACCTAGTTAAGAACACGTTGAGAATGCGTCCAGACAGGATAATAGTCGGTGAGGTTAGAGGTCCAGAGGCAAGGACGATGTTTACTGCCATGAATACTGGACATGACGGCGCCCTCTACTACTTCTCGGAGATTCAATTGCCAAACGGTAAGGAATTCATAGGCAAACTCGTCGATGAGCTCTTCGAAAAGTATCACGACAAAATAGGAAAATACAAAGACATGGAGTACGTGGAGCTTAACGAAGAAGATACGTTCGAGGTTATCAGCATTGGGCCCGATTTAAGCGCTAGAAGGCACAAGGTTACCCACGTTTGGAGGAGGAAAGTCAAGGATGGGGAAAAGTTAGTTAAAATTAGAACGGCTAGTGGAAAAGAATTGGTGCTAACCCAGGATCATCCGGTATTCGTACTACTAGGGAGAGATGTTGCTAGGAGAGATGCGGGTAACGTTAAAGTTGGAGATGAGATAGCCGTCCTTAACACTAGGCCAGATTTCAGCGTACTTTCTCCTCCGGCAATGCCAGAACTTCTTTCTGAGCCCTTTAATTATGAGCTTTCAAGTATCGGGGATGTAGCTTGGGATGAAGTTGTTGAAGTCGATGAGATCGATGCCAAAGGGCTCGGAGTGGAATATCTCTATGACTTAACCGTGGACATTAATCATAACTACGTTGCAAATGGAATCGTCGTTTCGAATTGCATGGGGACAATACACTCAAACTCGGCTAGAGAGACTATAATTAGACTTGAAAGCCCACCGATGAATGTTCCTAAGATAATGATACCGGCTTTGGACATAATAATCATGCAGGTTAGGTACCACACCAGGAAGAAGGGAACGATAAGGCGTGTAACAGAGATAGCGGAGGTTTCGGGAATAGAGGGGGAGAGCATCCAGTTAAACTTCCTTTACAAGTATGATCCAGCTAAGGATGAGCTCGTTAGAACTGAAGTTCCAAGCAGATTCCTTCAGATTTTATCCTATCACACGGGAATGTCGTTAGAGGAGATACATCTTGAAATTGAAAAGAGAAAACTTGTCTTGGACTGGATGATAGAGAAGGGTCTTAGAAGGATAGATGAAGTTGGAGCTCAGATAAGAGAGTTCTACATAGACGAGGAGGAGTTCTTTAAGAAGATACAGAGGGAAGCCGCCACCATGGAAATTAGTAGAAGGGTCAAGGAATTCATTTGA
- a CDS encoding TIGR04076 family protein, whose amino-acid sequence MERLVIKVIDIKGKCPIYKIGDKIIIEGPEVKLDETDALCIHAFASLLPYIIAFRKGVKPSEIGLGDEKKAYVHCPDPGPPYTPGGTVTFEITVVRDEAEKGLENSEGGHRGS is encoded by the coding sequence ATGGAAAGGTTAGTTATTAAAGTCATAGATATCAAAGGCAAATGTCCCATTTATAAAATTGGGGACAAAATAATTATCGAAGGCCCGGAAGTGAAACTAGATGAAACAGATGCCCTATGCATCCATGCATTTGCCTCGCTACTACCTTACATAATAGCCTTTAGGAAAGGTGTTAAGCCGAGCGAGATTGGGCTTGGAGATGAGAAGAAGGCCTATGTTCACTGTCCAGATCCTGGGCCCCCATATACTCCCGGAGGAACAGTGACCTTCGAGATCACGGTGGTGAGGGATGAAGCAGAAAAAGGCCTGGAGAATAGTGAAGGAGGTCATAGGGGAAGCTGA
- a CDS encoding DUF515 domain-containing protein → MAEDIEEKIRRLRELGRIVTETEEQPPTPGPPKPPRRRVSRIGTFRERERRKRIIIGALVLTIIIVGAVISIYTYMESKAARELENAKRAKIAEVNKCFTGELANDTTKVQLINKILAAKNVEEVMSINVKAICEKRKQELEEAKRRAEELKRLKELQALKNQTKENIKMAFEPLLQAQVPDELKAEIISTLNSLLAQVDAAKTKDEVLAISPDEYLLNLWKKVYYYRIDSIPTRDVILKKGKESKICSKDEAKEIIGKVTNLADLLQYSVEKVEFVQIALVLPRDSVVGGFLQPGDKVTIYAKSNGTKFEEIVPEGRVDLVLVAVSKINVYESESKSTSVSSSSSTTSQQSSTTNYSPGAETSYQTSQTSQVQSSTTQSSSETISASYSYTVDLAEILKAIAAGKVSDPQKIREELEKYGWKVLDLEKNTNLMALPETTKVLVIVEVPKDFVPKVLTYKSSVVLARATG, encoded by the coding sequence GTGGCCGAGGACATTGAAGAAAAGATAAGGAGGCTAAGGGAATTAGGGAGGATAGTTACCGAGACTGAGGAACAACCTCCAACTCCTGGTCCACCTAAGCCTCCGAGAAGAAGGGTTTCTAGGATAGGAACGTTTAGGGAAAGGGAAAGGAGGAAAAGGATAATTATAGGAGCCCTTGTTCTCACGATAATCATAGTTGGCGCTGTTATAAGTATTTACACTTACATGGAGAGTAAGGCCGCTAGAGAATTGGAAAACGCTAAGAGGGCTAAAATTGCGGAGGTCAATAAATGCTTTACTGGCGAATTGGCTAACGACACGACCAAAGTTCAGCTCATAAATAAGATACTGGCCGCCAAAAATGTTGAAGAGGTCATGAGCATTAATGTTAAGGCGATATGCGAGAAAAGGAAACAGGAATTGGAGGAAGCAAAACGTAGGGCCGAAGAACTCAAGAGGTTAAAAGAGCTTCAAGCATTGAAGAACCAAACCAAAGAGAACATAAAGATGGCGTTTGAACCGCTGTTACAGGCTCAAGTTCCGGATGAGCTAAAAGCCGAGATAATCTCAACATTGAATTCCCTCTTGGCTCAGGTTGATGCCGCAAAGACTAAGGATGAAGTTCTAGCGATATCCCCAGATGAGTATCTTTTGAACCTGTGGAAGAAGGTTTACTACTATAGAATAGACTCGATACCGACGAGAGATGTCATACTGAAGAAAGGAAAGGAGAGTAAGATTTGCTCAAAGGATGAGGCTAAGGAGATAATAGGGAAAGTTACGAATCTCGCTGATTTACTTCAATACTCAGTGGAGAAAGTAGAGTTCGTTCAGATAGCGTTGGTTCTTCCAAGGGATAGCGTCGTTGGAGGCTTCCTACAACCCGGAGACAAGGTCACTATATATGCCAAGAGCAACGGAACAAAGTTCGAGGAGATAGTTCCAGAGGGCAGGGTCGACCTAGTATTGGTCGCAGTTAGCAAGATAAACGTGTATGAGTCGGAAAGTAAGAGTACCTCAGTTTCGTCGTCATCCTCAACGACATCCCAGCAGTCTTCAACGACCAACTATTCCCCAGGAGCTGAAACTAGCTATCAGACTTCACAGACATCTCAAGTCCAGAGTTCAACTACCCAGAGTAGTAGTGAGACGATATCAGCTTCCTACTCATACACCGTGGATTTAGCTGAGATATTGAAAGCAATAGCTGCCGGAAAGGTATCTGATCCTCAGAAGATAAGAGAAGAACTAGAAAAGTATGGATGGAAGGTTCTTGACCTTGAAAAGAACACCAATTTGATGGCACTTCCCGAGACGACTAAGGTTCTAGTTATAGTCGAAGTCCCTAAGGATTTCGTTCCAAAGGTCTTAACGTACAAGTCTTCCGTGGTCTTAGCAAGGGCAACGGGGTGA
- a CDS encoding RNA-guided endonuclease InsQ/TnpB family protein — MPTHYYYTVCQDAVTRAKSFLELKKKGKVETEKPVVKRVSLWLDDVLWDYKRFPQFNTLKNGRKILIIRLSTRKGRIKLSLKPHKLFFKYLNEGWKVKPGVKLRLIEEERKVLAYFVFEKEFEEQEPTGSFLSVDYNADNISLGTSEFLIQVRTDLGKITRFYTNVRREIQKSHLVGWRRKLPSNKGRKLLEKFGRRKRNRRVDLQGKFAKRLVELAKVLNATIVLEEVPKNFNQKVARRRKRKEKGLRDVLHNIGMNGFQRFVLEKAVEFNVPVVFVSPSYSSKICPGCGAFNVKPDDDALRRRVFNCPVCGFSMDRDFVAVLNLLGLFPFSPKANEPLAEDPVGLMMLVVEANLLHHRNALIIATKTGAGGNGKKNIILAWDLDDFKSLNNVRVNPKSAVPD; from the coding sequence TTGCCAACCCACTATTACTACACGGTCTGTCAGGACGCGGTAACGAGGGCGAAGAGCTTCCTTGAATTGAAAAAGAAGGGAAAAGTCGAAACCGAGAAACCCGTTGTTAAGAGGGTCTCCCTCTGGTTGGACGACGTACTGTGGGATTACAAGAGGTTCCCACAGTTCAACACTCTAAAAAACGGGAGGAAAATCCTGATAATCAGACTGTCAACGAGAAAAGGCAGGATAAAACTCTCGCTAAAACCGCACAAACTCTTCTTCAAATACTTAAACGAGGGTTGGAAAGTCAAACCGGGCGTAAAACTCAGGTTGATTGAGGAAGAACGGAAAGTCCTCGCATACTTCGTTTTCGAGAAGGAATTCGAGGAACAAGAACCAACTGGGAGTTTCCTCAGCGTGGATTACAATGCGGACAACATTTCCCTCGGCACTAGTGAGTTTTTGATTCAGGTGAGGACTGATTTGGGCAAAATAACGAGGTTTTACACTAACGTGAGGAGGGAAATACAGAAGTCTCATTTAGTCGGTTGGAGGAGGAAGCTTCCGTCAAATAAGGGAAGGAAACTCCTCGAAAAGTTTGGTCGGAGGAAGAGGAACAGGAGGGTTGATTTACAGGGGAAGTTTGCAAAGAGACTTGTCGAACTCGCCAAAGTATTGAATGCGACGATTGTTCTTGAAGAAGTTCCAAAGAACTTTAATCAAAAGGTTGCGAGGAGGAGGAAGAGGAAGGAGAAGGGGTTGAGGGATGTTCTCCACAATATTGGCATGAATGGTTTTCAACGTTTTGTCCTCGAGAAGGCTGTTGAGTTCAACGTCCCCGTGGTTTTCGTGAGTCCTTCTTATTCATCTAAAATTTGCCCGGGGTGTGGTGCTTTTAATGTTAAGCCTGATGATGACGCATTGCGTCGGAGGGTTTTTAACTGTCCTGTTTGTGGTTTTTCAATGGATAGGGATTTTGTTGCGGTTTTGAACTTGTTGGGGCTGTTTCCGTTCAGCCCAAAGGCCAATGAACCATTGGCGGAGGATCCGGTGGGTTTGATGATGCTGGTGGTCGAGGCCAACCTCCTGCACCACAGAAACGCACTTATAATTGCAACAAAAACAGGTGCAGGAGGAAACGGTAAGAAAAATATTATCCTCGCATGGGATCTAGATGATTTTAAGTCACTCAATAACGTACGCGTGAACCCTAAGTCCGCCGTGCCCGATTAG
- a CDS encoding GTPase — MKQKKAWRIVKEVIGEADIVVEVVDARDPIGTRNRKLERMVIESGKKLLIVMNKADLVPKEWAEEYKKRSEIPVIFISARERKGTGILRKELKKMAKTIDKDKVKVALIGYPNVGKSTIINVLKGKHAVGTAPIPGYTKGKHLIRLTKRLWLLDTPGVVPIDDFDELVIKGGFPADKIEEPVKPALKLIRRILETRKEALTEKFDIREFRDEEDILRKIGERRGIIREGGEVDIEETARWFLREWQTGRFTLFSNDEEKKEEYIESFGEILEVIKQENLTEPRIILWKFRDLLEEYVGSEKRFGAIEVGDFTVAIATGFKKCPNAIKFIERITGKNVITSECFGKKWKGVVAILD, encoded by the coding sequence ATGAAGCAGAAAAAGGCCTGGAGAATAGTGAAGGAGGTCATAGGGGAAGCTGATATAGTGGTCGAGGTAGTTGATGCTAGAGATCCAATCGGGACGAGGAATAGGAAACTGGAGAGAATGGTTATTGAAAGCGGGAAGAAACTGCTCATAGTAATGAACAAGGCCGATTTAGTTCCAAAGGAGTGGGCTGAAGAGTACAAGAAGAGAAGCGAAATACCTGTCATCTTCATCTCGGCGAGAGAGAGGAAGGGAACCGGGATACTAAGGAAAGAGCTAAAGAAGATGGCGAAGACCATCGATAAGGATAAGGTTAAGGTCGCCCTGATAGGCTACCCAAACGTTGGAAAGAGCACGATAATAAATGTTCTCAAGGGAAAGCACGCGGTTGGAACGGCGCCAATTCCTGGGTACACCAAGGGGAAGCATTTGATAAGGCTCACCAAGAGACTATGGCTTCTAGATACCCCGGGAGTAGTTCCTATAGATGATTTCGACGAGCTGGTGATAAAAGGAGGATTCCCAGCGGATAAAATAGAGGAACCAGTTAAGCCAGCCCTCAAGCTAATAAGGAGAATCCTGGAAACCAGGAAAGAAGCGCTAACAGAGAAATTCGATATTAGAGAATTTCGAGATGAGGAGGACATACTAAGGAAGATAGGCGAAAGGAGGGGAATAATTAGAGAAGGTGGGGAAGTGGACATTGAGGAGACCGCAAGATGGTTCCTCAGGGAGTGGCAAACCGGAAGGTTCACCCTCTTTAGTAACGACGAGGAGAAGAAGGAAGAGTACATAGAGAGCTTCGGGGAGATTTTAGAAGTTATTAAGCAGGAAAACCTAACGGAGCCCAGGATAATTCTCTGGAAGTTCAGAGACCTGCTAGAAGAATACGTAGGAAGTGAGAAGAGGTTTGGAGCTATTGAAGTAGGCGACTTCACTGTAGCAATAGCCACCGGATTTAAGAAGTGTCCAAACGCGATCAAGTTCATAGAGCGAATCACAGGCAAAAACGTGATAACATCAGAGTGCTTTGGTAAGAAGTGGAAAGGTGTTGTGGCAATCTTGGATTAG
- the tdh gene encoding L-threonine 3-dehydrogenase, translated as MSEKMVAIMKTKPAYGAELVEVDVPKPGPGEVLIKVIATSICGTDLHIYEWNEWAQSRIKPPQIMGHEVAGEVVEVGPGVEGIEVGDYVSVETHIVCGKCYACRRGQYHVCQNTKIFGVDTDGVFAEYAVVPAQNVWKNPKSIPPEYATLQEPLGNAVDTVLAGPISGKSVLITGAGPLGLLGIAVAKASGAYPVIVSEPSDFRRELAKKVGADYVINPFEEDVVKEVMDITDGNGVDVFLEFSGAPKALEQGLQAVTPAGRVSLLGLYPGKVSIDFNNLIIFKALTVYGITGRHLWETWYTVSRLLQSGKLNLDPIITHKYKGFDKYEEAFELMRAGKTGKVVFMLK; from the coding sequence ATGTCCGAGAAGATGGTAGCTATCATGAAGACGAAACCGGCTTACGGCGCTGAGCTCGTCGAGGTTGATGTTCCAAAGCCAGGACCTGGGGAGGTTCTAATAAAAGTTATAGCGACTAGCATTTGTGGAACAGACCTACACATCTATGAGTGGAACGAGTGGGCCCAATCAAGGATAAAGCCCCCACAGATAATGGGTCATGAGGTTGCCGGTGAAGTAGTTGAGGTGGGCCCGGGAGTTGAGGGAATTGAGGTTGGAGATTACGTAAGCGTTGAAACCCACATAGTTTGTGGGAAATGCTACGCGTGTAGAAGGGGACAGTACCATGTTTGTCAAAACACGAAGATATTCGGTGTAGACACCGATGGTGTATTTGCTGAGTACGCGGTGGTTCCAGCTCAAAACGTTTGGAAGAATCCAAAGTCAATTCCTCCGGAGTACGCAACCCTTCAAGAACCACTTGGAAATGCAGTTGATACTGTTCTGGCCGGGCCAATCTCTGGAAAGAGCGTTTTGATAACTGGAGCTGGCCCCCTTGGCTTACTTGGAATTGCGGTGGCGAAGGCCTCCGGGGCTTATCCGGTGATAGTTTCCGAGCCGAGCGATTTCAGGAGAGAGCTAGCTAAGAAGGTCGGTGCAGATTACGTGATAAATCCATTCGAGGAAGACGTCGTTAAGGAAGTCATGGACATAACGGATGGAAATGGAGTTGACGTGTTCCTTGAGTTCAGCGGAGCTCCTAAGGCTTTAGAACAGGGACTTCAGGCTGTTACACCAGCTGGAAGAGTATCCCTCCTGGGCCTTTACCCAGGGAAGGTTAGCATAGACTTCAACAATCTGATAATCTTCAAGGCTCTAACTGTTTATGGAATCACAGGTAGGCACCTCTGGGAGACATGGTACACAGTTTCTAGGCTACTCCAGAGCGGAAAGCTTAACTTGGACCCAATAATAACCCACAAGTACAAGGGATTCGACAAGTACGAGGAAGCCTTCGAGCTAATGAGGGCTGGAAAGACGGGTAAGGTAGTCTTCATGCTCAAGTGA
- a CDS encoding type II secretion system F family protein, whose amino-acid sequence MPRILDGFVRFLERLGGKTIEIAETPIRKLPSKELTIKERLELLKKMREEIEKEKEKEEEELIEESVEWREKEIKEPFSQRLAKGVLKYFRGPVESLSGSIRGLEEDLYRANIMMSKELYVALMLAVGLISGVFAFLFGIIIEMPIDMSLLIGVAGFLLGFMYMRFYPKSVWRRRVEEVERALPYVLRHMASLLNAGIGLAETMVSVAKSDYGVISEEFRMMVQEMHKGSSFEDALASFEEKMKSDMVSRVVKQILRALKFGGNLADILYKMADEFSFEYRIKLMDYVQKINGISFVYMFMTVVMPTLLIVVIIAGSIFAKRLIIDMAGLAILFLFGFPALSLIIIVMIKRAEPR is encoded by the coding sequence ATGCCAAGAATCCTCGATGGATTCGTTAGGTTCCTGGAAAGGCTTGGTGGGAAGACCATCGAGATAGCTGAGACACCAATAAGGAAGTTGCCCAGCAAAGAGCTCACTATTAAGGAAAGGCTTGAGCTACTAAAAAAGATGAGAGAGGAGATAGAGAAAGAGAAGGAGAAGGAAGAAGAGGAGCTCATAGAGGAGTCAGTTGAATGGCGTGAGAAAGAAATAAAAGAGCCATTCTCTCAAAGGCTTGCTAAAGGAGTCCTAAAGTACTTTAGAGGCCCCGTTGAATCTCTAAGTGGATCAATTAGGGGTTTAGAAGAGGATCTATATAGGGCGAACATAATGATGTCAAAAGAACTCTACGTAGCTCTAATGCTCGCCGTCGGTTTGATTTCAGGAGTCTTTGCATTCCTCTTCGGCATAATAATCGAGATGCCCATTGATATGAGTCTCCTAATAGGAGTTGCTGGATTCTTACTCGGCTTTATGTACATGAGATTTTACCCCAAGAGTGTGTGGAGGAGGAGAGTGGAAGAAGTAGAGAGGGCCTTGCCTTATGTGCTTAGGCATATGGCGTCGCTACTCAACGCTGGAATTGGTTTAGCTGAGACCATGGTCTCAGTTGCAAAGTCAGATTACGGCGTTATATCAGAGGAGTTCCGCATGATGGTTCAGGAGATGCATAAGGGTTCAAGCTTTGAGGATGCACTAGCGAGCTTTGAGGAGAAGATGAAGTCCGATATGGTTAGCAGGGTCGTGAAGCAAATATTGAGGGCCCTAAAGTTTGGAGGTAACTTGGCTGACATCTTGTACAAGATGGCAGATGAATTCTCGTTTGAATATAGGATAAAGCTTATGGATTACGTTCAAAAGATAAACGGTATATCCTTCGTTTACATGTTTATGACGGTGGTCATGCCAACGCTGCTTATAGTAGTTATAATAGCAGGCTCAATATTCGCCAAGAGGTTGATAATTGATATGGCTGGATTAGCTATTTTATTCCTGTTTGGCTTCCCGGCTTTATCATTGATCATAATAGTTATGATAAAGAGGGCAGAGCCGAGGTGA